Below is a genomic region from Mesorhizobium sp. NZP2298.
GTGGCAGCCCGGCGCCTGTTCGAGGCCGGCGTCATGGTCAAGGACGGTTCGGCCATGGAGCGTCTCGCGGTGATCGACGCGGCGGTGTTCGACAAGACCGGGACGTTGACCCTGGGGCTGCCCAGACTGGTCAATGCCGCATCAATCGATCCGGCCATGCTGGCGATCGCGGCCGACATGGCAGCTCATTCCCGGCACCCGTTTTCAAAGGCTCTGGCGACATACGGAAACGATCGTAGCCGAACCAAGTTCGACCGCGTGCAGGAAGAGCCCGGCTTCGGCATCGAAGCGTTCGCCGGCGGCGACACCTGGCGCCTTGGCCGGCGCGGCTGGGCAGGGTGGAAGGCCCGTACGGGCGGTGAAGGAAAATATGGCGGCCTTGGCGGCACGGTTCTCGCCAAGAATGGCAGGATCGTCGCTTGCTTCGCCTTCGAGGATGCCACGCGACCCGATGCGAAGGCGGCGGTAGGGAGATTGAAGGATGCCGGCATCCCGGTCGAGATGCTCTCCGGCGATACTGCGAGGGCCTGCGCCGAGGTGGCGGGGATCCTCGGCATCGATCGCTTTGTGCCGGCCTTGCTGCCCTCGGGAAAGGTCGAGAGGATAGAGACGTTGACCCGCGCCGGTCACAAGGTGCTGATGGTGGGCGATGGCCTCAACGACACGCCGGCGCTTGGCGCCGCTCATGTCTCGATGGCTCCGGCGACCGCCGCCGACATTGGTCGCAAAGCCGCGGATTTCGTCTTCCTGCGCGAGAGCCTGTTGGCCGTACCGCTCGCCCTGGATGTCTCGCGCAAGGCTGGCCGGCTCATACGCCAGAACATCGCAATCGCGATCATCTACAACGCATTCGCCGTGCCGATCGCCATCCTCGGATATGTGACGCCGCTCATCGCGGCGATCGCGATGAGCGCTTCATCGCTGATCGTGATCGCAAATGCGATGCGGCTTCAGGCCACGGCGAAAGCGGCACCTGACGCGGCTCCGGCCAGGCGCCGCACCGACGTCATCCAAGCGGCCCATCCATGACCACGCTCGTCTACCTCATTCCGGTAGCCCTCTTCCTGGGGGCGCTCGGTTTGTCCGGCTTCCTGTGGGCCTTACGCAGCGGCCAGTACGAGGATCTCGACGGAGCTGCCGAGCGGATACTGATCGAGCCCGATGTGCAAGACAATGAAGGCCTGCGATCAAACTGATGCAGATCAAAGCGCCGACGCTCCCGGCGTTCCAGAAAATGCCTGAGGAAGAGCAGGAGGCACCGATGCAAGCGCAGGACATCATGACGACACCGGTGATCTCAATCGATGCTTCGGCCTCGATCGCCGACGCGGCCGACCTGATGTTGACCAGGAAGATCAGCTGCCTGCCGGCCACACGCGACGGTGTGGTGGTTGGCATCATCAGCGAAGGTGACTTCCTCCGGCGCAAGGAACTTGGCACCCAGCGTGTTCGTCCTCGCTGGCTCGAATTTCTGACCGGCCCCGGCAAGATCGCCGATGAGTATGTGCACACAGCCGGCCGCCGGGTTGGCGACGTCATGACGACGGACGTCGTCTCGGCACCGCCTGGGGCATCGCTGGGCGAGATCGTCGAATTGATGGCTGACCACGACATCAAGAATGTGCCGATCCTCGATCAGGGCAGACTGGCCGGGATCATAACCCGCTCCGACTTGTTGCGCGCCCTGCTGCGGATCCTGCCCAAAACCGGCGCCGCGACTACCGATGACGAGGTCATACGCAGGAAGATCATTGCCGAGCTGCAGGGGCAATCCTGGAGCGGCGGCGATCTTATCGGCGTTACTGTCGATAGGGGTGACGTTGAACTGAGCGGCGCCATTTTCGACGAGCGTCAGCGAAAGGCCGCTGTCGTTGCGGCCGAGAACGTCGCCGGGGTCAAGAAGGTCACGGACAAACTCTTTTGCGCCGGGCCGTTCTCGGTCCTGCTTCTCTCCTAGAAGACGCCACAGAGCCTGGCGGAACCGCTCCCCAACAGCGCATCGCCAAAGGGAGATTTCGGGCTGCATGGCCGCCCGGTCCAGTCCAGCATTCCGGCGCCCGCTTCCCCCTTAAATCGCGAACGAGGGTATCAAGGGCCGAACCAACAACAGCGCGAAGGCAATGAGCGCCGCGCCGGCGATTGTATCTGCTATCTTCCTGCCGCCGCTCAGCCGCCTGCCCAGCAACAGCCACATCGATCCGGTAATTGCCGTGATCATAAGCAGCGCGATCCAAGCGATGCCCCGCGCGGCTGCTTCGATGTCCATCGGCACGATGGCCACGCAATAGATGAACGCCTTCGGATTGAGGACGGTGGTTGCCACGATGGAAATGCCACCACCGTTCCCGGTTGCGTCGTCGCGTTTGACGGCGATCAGGCGAAAGCCAAGTATTACGAGCCATGCAGCGGCAACCAGTTGAACCATCTGGATGGTGCCAGGCGGCACCAGGGAACGCAGGGAAAGCCAGAAGGCTGCCGCGATCCCGTATCCGCATGCCTGCGCGACAAGGAGCGTAGCGGCGTTCCCTCGCTTGACTGCGCCCGCCGCCAGAAGAGCATTGGTTGGCCCCGGCGCGGCAAAAAGCAGGAATGCTTCCAGAAAATGCAGATTATCCAAACTGCCTGCCTCG
It encodes:
- the ccoS gene encoding cbb3-type cytochrome oxidase assembly protein CcoS — encoded protein: MTTLVYLIPVALFLGALGLSGFLWALRSGQYEDLDGAAERILIEPDVQDNEGLRSN
- a CDS encoding CBS domain-containing protein produces the protein MQIKAPTLPAFQKMPEEEQEAPMQAQDIMTTPVISIDASASIADAADLMLTRKISCLPATRDGVVVGIISEGDFLRRKELGTQRVRPRWLEFLTGPGKIADEYVHTAGRRVGDVMTTDVVSAPPGASLGEIVELMADHDIKNVPILDQGRLAGIITRSDLLRALLRILPKTGAATTDDEVIRRKIIAELQGQSWSGGDLIGVTVDRGDVELSGAIFDERQRKAAVVAAENVAGVKKVTDKLFCAGPFSVLLLS